DNA from Streptomyces sp. NBC_01260:
AAACATCACCGTGCAACGGCCCGCGTTTCACATCTGGCCTGCGGGAACGCCCGTATGGAGCCGGGGCGGCCCGTGCGTTTCAGGCCCTCGCGGACATCGAGGCCGAACAGCCGGCCTGCCGACGGCACGAGACCCCGGCCCTTGGCAGGCCCGGGGTCCGGTCGGGAGCGGGGAGCGGTCAGTAGTCGTCGCGTTCGGAGGGCCCGTACTGCTCGATGAGGTCGCAGGTGCAGTTTCCGCCCTCGTAGAGCGTCTTGTCGCACTCATCGTGGTGCTGCTCCCGCTGCGGCAGGCGCGTCGGCGGTGCGGCCTGCACGGCGGGCTGCGCCGGAGCGGCCTGGGCGACCGGCGCCGGCCTTGCCCAGTCGACGCCCAGCGCGGCGAGGGCGGCGAGCTGGGCTGCGGTGAGCTTGTCCCGCCTCGATTTGGTGTTCGACGTCGAAGTCGTCAACAGAAACCCCGGAGTTCGCGGATTTCACGTCGTGAAAAGACGCTGGGTAGTCGAGCGGAGCATCGGCTGGATCACGATGCACCGCCGCCTGGCCCGCGACTTCGAGACCCTCACCGCCAGCTCCGAAGCCATGATCCACATTGCCTCGATTGACAACCTCGCCAAGCGCATAACGGACGAGACCGCACCAACCTGGCGAGGAAATTAATAGGTCATAAGCGGCAATTCGCCTACAGCAAACGCCCTCTCAGGGTAGTTGGATTCCCCCGCTGCCGGTCGCGGTCGAGATGAGTTTGGTTCTTAAGGCGGTTGTGGTGTGTCGCATTGTGTTGGCTTGCCGGAGGCTGGTGACGAGGCCGGCGTCTCGCAGTGCGGTGACGTGTTCCGAGGCTGTGGCGGGTGAGATGGCGAGAGTCTGGGCGAGTCGTTTGGTGGTGTGGCCGGCAGGGGATGCCAGGGCCTCCAGGACGGCCGCGCGGGTGCGGCCGAGCAGTGTCGCCAGGGCTGTCGATGAGCGTGGCCGGGTATCCGGTGGTGTGGCGACGACGCTGTCGCTCTGGAGATTCCAGACGGGCGCGTACACAAGAACGGGGGTGCCGACCTCGTTGAGCAGTGCCCGGGGGCGGGAGCCGCAGAAGATGTGGGCGGACAGGAGGAGTCCTCGCCCCTCCAGGTGGAAGTCGATCTGGCCCTGTCCGGATGGGCCGGGTAGCTCCAGCACGGGTTCTTCCCAGCGTACTTGTGGGTGCAGGCCGGCCAGTACCGCGCCGACGCCGAGGCTTGTCAGGGTGTGCACCCGCCAGGCACGGTCCGCGTCCAGTACGGCCCGCATGCGGTCGACGAACGGGGTTACCGCGACGTCGTAGTAGGCGGCCAGAGTGTCGGTCACCACGTCCAGCGTGGCGCGGTCCCCGTCGGCCAGCAGCTGTGCCCAGGCGGGCAGAGGGTGGTGGTGCGACAGGCGGCGCAGTTCGGCCGTGAGACGCCTTTGCGGCGTGGCTCGTATCGCGTCGAACGCCCCTGTGGTGGGGGATGCGTGGTCGGGGCCCGGGGTCAGGAAGTCCGGAGCCCAGCCGGAGGCCGGTACCAGGGAACCGAGCAGTGACGCCCGTGCGGGCAGCTGCTTTCCGACAGCGTGCCGCCACGCGGAGAACCGCGGGCCCGAACGATGACGGAGCGCTTGCAGACTCATCACGGCCTCACTCACCGGCAGCGAGCTGTTGTAGCCGAGCGCCACCCGCGCCAGATCTTTCGAAGTGAAGTGGATTCGCAGCATAAAGCCCCCGGTGTCCGAATTCATCGGCGTGGCACGCGCTGACCAGGGACATTCGGCTACAGCCGACGGTCTTTGTCGAGTGCACGCCCGGCCAAAGAAGATGTGTCCAGGCCGAAGCCGGCCTGGCGCTGGCCACCGAGGTGGGTTGGCCGGGCGGAGCCCGATCACGTGAGGAGTGGGACATGTACAGAAAGCTGGAGGCGGTGGGCAGCAGCCTTCTCGCCCGTTTCGTGCCCAAGGCCGAGGCGTCGGCCGCCAGCTGCGGCCCGGTGTGCACGGGAGGCTGGTGGTGGTGGTGCTGCGTCGGTTCGGGGTGCACGTCGCGGTCGGAGAGCCGCTGCTGACAGGGCCGACGAGGCGGGGCAGCCGTCGATGGCTGCCCCGCCTCTGGCCCAGCTGGAAACTGCCGTTGACGACCCGACGGGGGTACCTGTGGATTACCTGACGGTCGGCCTGCGCGGCCTGGTGGGGGTGGTGTTCCTGGTCTCCTTCATCAGCAAAGTGCGGAGCCGTGACGCCTTCCGGACGTTCGGCGCGTTCCTGCGGGACCTGCGGCTGCTGCCCACCCCGCTGGTCCGGCCGGTGGCACTGGGAATCGCCGTCGCAGAGTGCGCGGTCTGCGGACCTCTCCGCGCCCTTCCCGGCCCCTGCGGCGGCCGGCTTCACCATCGCGGTGGCCCTGCTGACCGTGTTCACCGCCGGGATCGCCCTGCTGCTCCGCCGAGGGGTGCGGGCACCCTGCCAGTGTTTCGGCGAGTCTGCGGTCCCGATCGGGCTGCGGCACGTCGTACGCAACGTGCTGCTCGCCGTGCTCGCGGGCGTCGGCCTGTCCACGGCCTTCGCCGCGGGTCCTCCGCAGGTCGGCGGAGCGGTCGTGGCAACGCTGGCTGGCCTGCTTCTGGGTGGGTTGACCGTCTCGCTCGACGACCTGGTCGAACTCTTCCAACCCGTCAACAGCTCAGTCCCGAATCGGCTTCGGGGCGTTCCCGCGGTCCGGGACGAGTCGAGTCGATAGGAGAACCTCCGTGCCCGTCCTCATCGCGGCCGTCATTCTTGTGGGCCTGCTCTGCGCGCTCGACCTGGTGCTGACACTCGGCGTGGTCAAGAGGCTGCGCGAGCACACCGCCCTGCTGTCCAGCCCGCCGGCGATGACCGAACTGCCGGTCATCGCGGTGGGCGAGGAGATCGGTGAGTTCGCGACGTCCACCGTCGCGGGCGAGCCGGTGAACAGCGCCGATCTGGCTGCCGACACGTTGGTGGCATTCCTCTCGCCTTCCTGCACACCGTGCCGGGAGAAGCTGGCGGACTTTGTGGCATACATGCATGCCCGTTCGATCGATCGTGATGACGTCCTGGTGACGGTGGTGGGGGATGCCGCCGAGGCCTCGTCGTTCGTCTCAAGGCTGAGCCCGGTGGCCCGCGTGGTCGTCGAGGCCCCTGACGGTCCTGTCAGCACTGCTTTCAGGGCCAAGGCGTACCCGACGATGCTGCGCGTCTCACCGGTCGGCGCCGGCAGGCTCGTGGTGACCGCCAACCAGGTAGATCTGGCCGTACCGGCTGCGGCGGCGGCGTGAGCGGCCGGCGGATGCCGTCCGGCGGCCGCGGCGCGAACATCCCGGACCCCGGTACGGGCCGGCCCACGTCCGTCGCACGGCGAGCCGCCGCCGCCTGCTCGCTCGTGGCGAGAGCGGCTCCCGGGTCGCTGGCGCTGTACACGCTGCTGACTTCGGCAGCCGGGGCGCTGCCCGTGGTGACGGCGTGGCTGACCAAAACGGTGCTGGACGGCCTGGTTTCGGGCGCTGCGGCCAGCACGCTGATCAGGTCCGGTGTGGGCCTTGCCGTGGCCGGTGTCGTCATCGGGACCGTGCCGCATGCGATCCAGTACCAGCGGACGGAGCTGGAACGCGCGGTCGGACTGTTCGCCCAGGACCGACTGTTCACCGCGGTGGACGGCTTCTTGGGGCTGGCCCGCTTCGAGGACCCGGCCTTTCTGGACCGGCTACGCCTCGCCCAGCAGTCCGGCCGTAACTCCCCGACCCGGACGGTCGAAGGGGTGCTGGGCATCGTTCGGGCAGGGGTCACCGTCGTCGGATTCCTGGGCTCGCTGATGGTGATCAGCCCGCTGATGGCCCTGCTGGTCGTGGCGGCCGGTTTGCCGGGACTCCTCGCGGAACTCGCCATGTCGCGCAGGCGAGCGCGCATGTTCTGGAACCTTGGGCCGGTCGAACGGCGGGAACTCTTCTACAGCGAGCTGCTCTCCAACGTGGACGCGGCCAAGGAGGTGCGCCTGTTCGGCATCGGCGCCTTCCTGCGGCAGCGGATGCTTGGCGAGCGGCGGGCGGCTAACTCCGCCAAGCGGGCCACCGACCGGCGCGAGGCCCGCCTACAGGCAGGTCTGGGACTGCTGACCGCCCTCATGTCGGGCGGTGGCATGCTGTGGGCGGTGAGTGCGGCGCACGCCGGGACTCTGTCGGTCGGCGGGGTGACCATCTTCGTGGCCGCGGTGGCCGGCGTGCAGGCGGCGCTGGCCACGCTCGCGAACGAGGTGGCCCAGGGCCACCAGGCGCTGCTGATGTTCGACCACTACCTGGCGGTGACCACCGCCGGACCCGACCTGCCCGCGCCCGCCGCGCCCCGCGCGCTGCCTCCGCTTAGGACCGGGATCGAACTGCGCGATCTGTGGTTCCGCTACTCCGACGACCATCCCTGGATCCTGAGGGGCGTCGACCTCTTCGTACCCCATGGGACGTCGCTGGCTCTGGTGGGACTGAACGGGGCGGGGAAGTCGACCTTGGTCAAGCTGCTGTGCCGGTTCTACGATCCCACCCGCGGCTCGATCCGCTGGAACGGCGTGGACCTGCGCGACATCGACCCTGCCGAACTGCGGCAACGGATCAGCGCGGTGTTCCAGGACCACATGGACTACAACATGACGGCCGCCGAGAACATAGGGCTGGGCGATCTGACAGCGTTCGACGACCGTGCGCGCATCCGCGCGGCCGCCGAACGGGCCGGCATCCACACCAGGCTTGCCGCGCTGCCGTACGGCTACGACACCCTGCTCTCGCGAATGTTCTTCATGGAATCCGAGAGGAGCGACCCGACCACCGGTGTGGTGCTCTCCGGCGGCCAGCGCCAGCGCCTCGCGCTGGCCCGCGCCTTCCTACGCGACCGACGCGACCTGATGATCCTCGACGAGCCCTCCTCCGGCCTGGACGCCGCTGCCGAGAGTGAGATCCACAGCTCCCTCAGGCGCCATCGGGCCGGGCGGACCAGTCTGCTCATCTCCCACCGACTCGGCGCTGTGCGCGACGCCGACCTCATCGTGGTTCTCGCGGAGGGAAGGATCACGGAACAGGGCAACCACTCCGAGCTGATGGCGGCCGACGGGGAGTACGCCCGCCTCTTCGCTCTCCAGGCGTCGGGATACCGGGCCGATACCCCGGACAAACCCACTTTCGCAGGAGGACCCTCATGAAGCGAGGTCTCGAGAGGAGATGCTCCGCAGCGGACCGATTCGGCGAACCACGCGCACCGCGGGCCCGACGGGCACTGGTGCTCGGTGCGGTGGTGCTCTGGTGCGGCGCCCCCGCCCTGGCTGCCGTCAGCGCCTGCGCCTGGGCATTGCTGTGCGGCGTCGCCGCGCTCGCGTTCAGCCTCGGCCTCGTCGCCACCGCGCTGCTGGCGCGCAGCATGGTCGCGGTGACCGTGCGCGGCGCGAGCATGGAGCCGCTCTACCGGGACGGCGACAGGGTGCTCGTCCGCCGCAGACGCAATCCCGGGGTGGGGGAGGTGGTCGTCGTCGAGCAGCCGATGCCCGACGGCTCATGGTCTCCCGCGTCGCCACGCGCCTGCGCGCCCACGACGGTGCCGCCGTCCCATGGCACGTGGGTGATCAAGCGTGTCGTCGCAGTGCCGGGCGACCCGGTACCGCGAGACCTGGTCCCCTCGCTCGCGCGGGTGCCGGAAACACGCGTGCCAGCAGGAAGGCTCGTCGTCCTGGGCGACAACCCCCAAGCCAGCGCCGACTCCCGGCAGGCCGGTTACTTCCCGGGCGACCGCGTATTCGGCGTGGCGCTGCGCCTCCGGGCACGGTACGGCGCGAGTCCCGCCGTACCGGGGAAATGAGGCTCTTCGGTCGCTTCCGTGGATGGGTTCATGCGGCTTGACGCCTGGTAGGTGGGGTCGGTGTCCGCCGAGGTTGAGCATGGCGAGGGCGATGAGGGCGTCGGCGCACGCTCATCCGGGATGGAAGGCGACCGCAGGGGGGCGTCATGTTGGCAGAGGACTTCGGATACCAGGTCTCGCCAAGACCGGCAGGAGAGATGACACCAGAAGTGCGGACGGATGTCGCCTCACTGCTGGAAGTGAAGAAGCAGTGGGTGGAGAAGCAGGAACCCGGCGGTGCCTACGTCGGGGGACTTTTCCTAATCATCGGAGGCTTTGTTTTCGCGATCACAACTCAGACGCTTCCTATACTTCTTGTCGCCATAGCTCTCGCTCTGGCGATCGGCCATTCTGCCGAGAAAAATAGCGGGCAGGCAAAAGAAGAGTTGGCCGACTTCGAGCGCGTTTCAACGGCGGCAGTTGCGAGCCCCTGGCAAGCTTGGCCCTGCCGAGTGCAGGAAATAGCCGGGGTAGGCGACAAGGCGGTGCTGCTCCTAGGCCCCGAGGGAGAGGTGGCCTGCACGTATCAGTCCCCCATGCCCGAGGACGTATGGACCGGACTGACTGACGGGCGAGGAGTGGTCTGG
Protein-coding regions in this window:
- a CDS encoding ABC transporter ATP-binding protein, yielding MPSGGRGANIPDPGTGRPTSVARRAAAACSLVARAAPGSLALYTLLTSAAGALPVVTAWLTKTVLDGLVSGAAASTLIRSGVGLAVAGVVIGTVPHAIQYQRTELERAVGLFAQDRLFTAVDGFLGLARFEDPAFLDRLRLAQQSGRNSPTRTVEGVLGIVRAGVTVVGFLGSLMVISPLMALLVVAAGLPGLLAELAMSRRRARMFWNLGPVERRELFYSELLSNVDAAKEVRLFGIGAFLRQRMLGERRAANSAKRATDRREARLQAGLGLLTALMSGGGMLWAVSAAHAGTLSVGGVTIFVAAVAGVQAALATLANEVAQGHQALLMFDHYLAVTTAGPDLPAPAAPRALPPLRTGIELRDLWFRYSDDHPWILRGVDLFVPHGTSLALVGLNGAGKSTLVKLLCRFYDPTRGSIRWNGVDLRDIDPAELRQRISAVFQDHMDYNMTAAENIGLGDLTAFDDRARIRAAAERAGIHTRLAALPYGYDTLLSRMFFMESERSDPTTGVVLSGGQRQRLALARAFLRDRRDLMILDEPSSGLDAAAESEIHSSLRRHRAGRTSLLISHRLGAVRDADLIVVLAEGRITEQGNHSELMAADGEYARLFALQASGYRADTPDKPTFAGGPS
- a CDS encoding MauE/DoxX family redox-associated membrane protein, giving the protein MTPSGRSARSCGTCGCCPPRWSGRWHWESPSQSARSADLSAPFPAPAAAGFTIAVALLTVFTAGIALLLRRGVRAPCQCFGESAVPIGLRHVVRNVLLAVLAGVGLSTAFAAGPPQVGGAVVATLAGLLLGGLTVSLDDLVELFQPVNSSVPNRLRGVPAVRDESSR
- a CDS encoding winged helix-turn-helix domain-containing protein — encoded protein: MLRIHFTSKDLARVALGYNSSLPVSEAVMSLQALRHRSGPRFSAWRHAVGKQLPARASLLGSLVPASGWAPDFLTPGPDHASPTTGAFDAIRATPQRRLTAELRRLSHHHPLPAWAQLLADGDRATLDVVTDTLAAYYDVAVTPFVDRMRAVLDADRAWRVHTLTSLGVGAVLAGLHPQVRWEEPVLELPGPSGQGQIDFHLEGRGLLLSAHIFCGSRPRALLNEVGTPVLVYAPVWNLQSDSVVATPPDTRPRSSTALATLLGRTRAAVLEALASPAGHTTKRLAQTLAISPATASEHVTALRDAGLVTSLRQANTMRHTTTALRTKLISTATGSGGIQLP
- a CDS encoding S26 family signal peptidase, whose translation is MKRGLERRCSAADRFGEPRAPRARRALVLGAVVLWCGAPALAAVSACAWALLCGVAALAFSLGLVATALLARSMVAVTVRGASMEPLYRDGDRVLVRRRRNPGVGEVVVVEQPMPDGSWSPASPRACAPTTVPPSHGTWVIKRVVAVPGDPVPRDLVPSLARVPETRVPAGRLVVLGDNPQASADSRQAGYFPGDRVFGVALRLRARYGASPAVPGK